One window of Magallana gigas chromosome 2, xbMagGiga1.1, whole genome shotgun sequence genomic DNA carries:
- the LOC105327183 gene encoding uncharacterized protein isoform X5, translating into MENSEIFLGDKNKQLEFLKSVWKKTDTSTTKTTSALDNSDRPNIDPNDKEKTTPRKPSHQRPYSPEFFDQSDDSEDDWSSYSFNTHPVRKRAPADDEKDDVIHNNFYDKESKRDPKQALMFRTNKATKTLFILDSGSSSRYQGEFNEEGQLQDEEVVSNSSVANDSISSTSGAGGSMFVLSLSSGHAGRLKISSSASSYLSYRKTPECMGYVKDDDFSDEAEDFVDNKESRVTTTHTHSHDHSHAHSHCPHIHTHCHNKYHRHYHTHGGYHDDEDEDVNEKYPFDYCSEEREPTKRRTSSNQNVTYHGTAKRVQGCGQCKNCKSGKMMTTMEQLADSIDCEIHDVVPDGNCLFRSVVDQLRMNGEFYWTANTLRHKAVEYLRHNPTHEDGTHLAMFLSNEAWDEYLARMSRDKEWGDQLILRGLSSVIGRRISIITAIGSGHNQTTIEPVTQSNDVTKKEPLQLGHFDEQHYVSLRKKNWSDLWFENGRKENCVADLEHFEGSSNLQYYLENTQDHVTSVPFSHLHFLIKKTIPLASLLEKLSSTETTGSIENVSLNEVQCTSSMVGNIAEGLECDFTSLLQISYNKSRKPYRNLGVTGIVFVEEHMAFNNMNDVSEAENQFLLEFDDLDSSPWVKLVVIKPSTMTLRYTEIRNGTAYLSADYIPTRKDNARKSKLVYGIECIKWPTHIVDSWLSIKKLAGWPNEELLSEVIKEKCIVVPNTKHDTLSWRLNFMLPIRALIKRGTNADQRHCYKIFKLLVDSVSKEDLNLPSYAVKTIFLYALEEIPSMHWEQNKGICLLHMLDMLLSCLHKKHMSDYFITIWNLLEDVNDDECKTLYSRLSAIRQFPIIAVVLASEVHGLPASTVAEPLIEHIQSIERGHYVMGSEKDVFLQISIEAVKNKLWYYCFKDSVQEFVEMYENARLSNDYTPSMEEFASSYFQDIPNRIVWWFYFFLDHFYQKRSLVANMGAFGGRTIGSLLGPNRKTGVFDEVYVPHQLLTEYKGRSSYEPDVTFLLELTQNLSFSEEYNHSAHYQMELVRFLKEKLKSCTEAEGFSNTIQGSHQANYQGQIMSLQYYILLMSILQQLFRSLKNLKSVELFSEYIEDAENACAIIGKPDNYYYLAQFYKELGCTEKYREAISVYNNSYTD; encoded by the exons ATGGAAAACAGTGAGATTTTTCTGGGagataaaaacaaacaactGGAGTTTTTGAAGAGCGTTTGGAAAAAAACGGATACTTCTACGACGAAAACAACAAGTGCCCTTGATAATTCAGACAGGCCAAATATAGACCCCAATgacaaagaaaaaacaacacCTCGGAAACCAAGCCACCAAAGGCCATACTCTCCGGagtttttcgaccaatcagacgACTCCGAGGACGACTGGAGTTCATACAGTTTCAACACTCACCCAGTCCGGAAACGAGCACCTGCTGATGACGAAAAGGATGACGTCATTCACAACAACTTTTATGACAAGGAATCCAAACGAGATCCCAAACAGGCGTTGATGTTTAGGACTAACAAGGCGACAAAGACACTATTTATATTGGATTCTGGGTCATCATCTCGGTATCAGGGGGAATTTAATGAGGAAGGACAGCTTCAAGATGAGGAGGTTGTAAGCAACTCATCTGTTGCCAATGACTCCATCTCTTCCACTTCCGGCGCAGGCGGAAGTATGTTTGTTTTATCTTTGAGTAGCGGGCATGCTGGACGTTTAAAAATCAGTAGCTCGGCATCTTCTTATCTGTCGTACCGAAAAACTCCAGAGTGCATGGGATATG TGAAGGATGACGACTTCTCTGACGAAGCAGAGGACTTCGTTGACAACAAGGAATCACGTGTCACCACCACCCACACTCACTCCCACGATCACTCCCACGCGCACTCCCACTGCCCCCACATCCACACCCACTGTCACAACAAGTACCATAGACACTACCACACGCACGGCGGTTACCATGACGACGAAGATGAGGATGTGAATGAAAAGTACCCGTTTGATTACTGCTCAGAGGAAAGGGAACCCACTAAACGCCGAACATCGTCGAACCAGAACGTCACGTACCATGGAACtg caaaGCGAGTTCAag GATGCGGGCAATGCAAAAACTGCAAGTCCGGAAAAATGATGACAACGATGGAACAGCTGGCAGACAGTATCGACTGCGAGATTCATGACGTAGTTCCGGACGGCAACTGTCTCTTCCGGTCCGTTGTTGATCAGCTTAGGATGAACGGAGAGTTTTATTGGACAGCAAACACACTACGTCATAAGGCGGTGGAATATCTACGTCATAATCCCACTCACGAAGACGGAACTCACCTGGCGATGTTTTTGTCGAATGAGGCTTGGGATGAATATCTAGCTAGGATGTCTCGGGACAAGGAGTGGGGCGATCAGCTTATTCTTcg tgGGTTGAGCAGCGTCATTGGTCGCAGGATCTCCATTATAACTGCAATAGGCAGTGGTCATAACCAGACTACGATAGAGCCTGTTACTCAGAGCAATGACGTCACAAAGAAGGAACCCCTACAGTTGGGTCACTTTGATGAGCAGCATTACGTCAGTCTCCGGAAGAAAAACTGGTCCGACCTCTGGTTTGAGA ATGGACGTAAAGAGAACTGTGTTGCAGATCTCGAACATTTTGAAGGTA GTTCCAACCTGCAATATTACCTTGAAAACACACAGGACCACGTAACCTCCGTGCCATTTAGTCACCTACATTTTCTCATAAAGAAAACGATCCCCCTCGCTTCTTTGTTGGAAAAGCTTTCGTCCACTGAAACAACAGGATCTATCGAAAATGTAAGTCTCAACGAGGTACAATGTACAAGTAGCAtg GTTGGCAACATTGCAGAAGGACTGGAATGCGACTTTACTTCATTGCTACAAATATCCTACAACAAGTCTAGAAAACCGTATCGAAATCTGGGAGTCACTGGAATAGTTTTTGTAGAAGAGCACATGGCATTTAACAATATGAACGACGTAAGCGAAGCAGAAAATCAGTTTTTGCTCGAGTTTGATGATCTAGACTCTTCTCCATGGGTTAAATTGGTTGTCATCAAACCGTCAACTATGACACTCCGATACACTGAGATAAGAAACGGAACTGCTTATTTATCTGCCGACTATATACCTACCAGAAAGGACAATGCCAGAAAAAGTAAATTGGTATACGGAATAGAGTGCATAAAGTGGCCCACACACATCGTCGATTCTTGGTTATCCATAAAAAAGCTCGCCGGGTGGCCCAACGAAGAATTGTTATCGGAAGTAATTAAAGAGAAATGCATAGTAGTTCCGAATACCAAACATGATACTTTATCATGGAGACTGAATTTCATGCTTCCCATCCGGGCATTAATCAAGCGTGGTACCAACGCAGATCAGCGCCATTGCTACAAGATATTCAAATTGTTAGTGGACAGTGTCAGCAAGGAAGACTTGAACTTACCATCCTATGCAGTCAAAACTATTTTCCTTTATGCTTTAGAGGAAATCCCATCTATGCACTGGGAACAAAATAAAGGCATTTGTTTATTGCACATGTTAGACATGTTACTGTCTTGCCTTCATAAGAAGCACATGTCAGACTATTTCATCACAATTTGGAATTTGCTGGAAGATGTAAATGACGATGAATGCAAAACTCTTTATTCAAGATTATCAGCAATACGACAGTTTCCGATCATAGCAGTGGTACTAGCATCAGAAGTTCACGGATTGCCAGCAAGTACTGTTGCCGAACCACTTATTGAACATATCCAATCCATTGAAAGAGGGCATTATGTAATGGGGTCTGAAAAAGATGTATTCCTGCAAATATCCATAGAAGCTGTGAAAAATAAGCTTTGGTATTACTGTTTCAAAGACTCTGTCCAAGAATTTGTGGAAATGTACGAAAACGCTCGCCTCTCCAACGACTATACGCCGTCGATGGAGGAGTTCGCAAGCTCGTATTTCCAGGATATACCAAACAGAATAGTCTGGtggttttactttttcttgGATCATTTCTATCAAAAGAGATCTCTCGTAGCTAACATGGGGGCGTTTGGTGGCAGGACCATTGGTTCTCTGTTGGGACCCAATAGGAAAACAGGGGTTTTCGATGAGGTTTACGTGCCTCACCAACTGTTGACAGAATATAAAGGGCGTAGTTCATACGAACCGGACGTGACTTTCTTATTGGAACTCACTCAAAATCTCAGTTTTTCTGAAGAATACAACCACAGTGCCCACTATCAAATGGAACTTGTGCGCTTCCTAAAAGAAAAACTTAAATCATGTACTGAAGCGGAAGGCTTTTCAAACACAATACAAGGCAGCCATCAAGCAAATTACCAAGGTCAAATCATGTCACTGCAGTACTATATACTATTGATGTCTATATTACAGCAACTTTTCAGGTCTCTCAAGAATTTAAAGTCCGTTGAACTT
- the LOC105327183 gene encoding uncharacterized protein isoform X1, protein MENSEIFLGDKNKQLEFLKSVWKKTDTSTTKTTSALDNSDRPNIDPNDKEKTTPRKPSHQRPYSPEFFDQSDDSEDDWSSYSFNTHPVRKRAPADDEKDDVIHNNFYDKESKRDPKQALMFRTNKATKTLFILDSGSSSRYQGEFNEEGQLQDEEVVSNSSVANDSISSTSGAGGSMFVLSLSSGHAGRLKISSSASSYLSYRKTPECMGYVKDDDFSDEAEDFVDNKESRVTTTHTHSHDHSHAHSHCPHIHTHCHNKYHRHYHTHGGYHDDEDEDVNEKYPFDYCSEEREPTKRRTSSNQNVTYHGTDFYPPCVYGYPEAKRVQGCGQCKNCKSGKMMTTMEQLADSIDCEIHDVVPDGNCLFRSVVDQLRMNGEFYWTANTLRHKAVEYLRHNPTHEDGTHLAMFLSNEAWDEYLARMSRDKEWGDQLILRGLSSVIGRRISIITAIGSGHNQTTIEPVTQSNDVTKKEPLQLGHFDEQHYVSLRKKNWSDLWFENGRKENCVADLEHFEGSSNLQYYLENTQDHVTSVPFSHLHFLIKKTIPLASLLEKLSSTETTGSIENVSLNEVQCTSSMVGNIAEGLECDFTSLLQISYNKSRKPYRNLGVTGIVFVEEHMAFNNMNDVSEAENQFLLEFDDLDSSPWVKLVVIKPSTMTLRYTEIRNGTAYLSADYIPTRKDNARKSKLVYGIECIKWPTHIVDSWLSIKKLAGWPNEELLSEVIKEKCIVVPNTKHDTLSWRLNFMLPIRALIKRGTNADQRHCYKIFKLLVDSVSKEDLNLPSYAVKTIFLYALEEIPSMHWEQNKGICLLHMLDMLLSCLHKKHMSDYFITIWNLLEDVNDDECKTLYSRLSAIRQFPIIAVVLASEVHGLPASTVAEPLIEHIQSIERGHYVMGSEKDVFLQISIEAVKNKLWYYCFKDSVQEFVEMYENARLSNDYTPSMEEFASSYFQDIPNRIVWWFYFFLDHFYQKRSLVANMGAFGGRTIGSLLGPNRKTGVFDEVYVPHQLLTEYKGRSSYEPDVTFLLELTQNLSFSEEYNHSAHYQMELVRFLKEKLKSCTEAEGFSNTIQGSHQANYQGQIMSLQYYILLMSILQQLFRSLKNLKSVELFSEYIEDAENACAIIGKPDNYYYLAQFYKELGCTEKYREAISVYNNSYTD, encoded by the exons ATGGAAAACAGTGAGATTTTTCTGGGagataaaaacaaacaactGGAGTTTTTGAAGAGCGTTTGGAAAAAAACGGATACTTCTACGACGAAAACAACAAGTGCCCTTGATAATTCAGACAGGCCAAATATAGACCCCAATgacaaagaaaaaacaacacCTCGGAAACCAAGCCACCAAAGGCCATACTCTCCGGagtttttcgaccaatcagacgACTCCGAGGACGACTGGAGTTCATACAGTTTCAACACTCACCCAGTCCGGAAACGAGCACCTGCTGATGACGAAAAGGATGACGTCATTCACAACAACTTTTATGACAAGGAATCCAAACGAGATCCCAAACAGGCGTTGATGTTTAGGACTAACAAGGCGACAAAGACACTATTTATATTGGATTCTGGGTCATCATCTCGGTATCAGGGGGAATTTAATGAGGAAGGACAGCTTCAAGATGAGGAGGTTGTAAGCAACTCATCTGTTGCCAATGACTCCATCTCTTCCACTTCCGGCGCAGGCGGAAGTATGTTTGTTTTATCTTTGAGTAGCGGGCATGCTGGACGTTTAAAAATCAGTAGCTCGGCATCTTCTTATCTGTCGTACCGAAAAACTCCAGAGTGCATGGGATATG TGAAGGATGACGACTTCTCTGACGAAGCAGAGGACTTCGTTGACAACAAGGAATCACGTGTCACCACCACCCACACTCACTCCCACGATCACTCCCACGCGCACTCCCACTGCCCCCACATCCACACCCACTGTCACAACAAGTACCATAGACACTACCACACGCACGGCGGTTACCATGACGACGAAGATGAGGATGTGAATGAAAAGTACCCGTTTGATTACTGCTCAGAGGAAAGGGAACCCACTAAACGCCGAACATCGTCGAACCAGAACGTCACGTACCATGGAACtg atttttacCCCCCTTGTGTTTATGGCTACCCAGAAG caaaGCGAGTTCAag GATGCGGGCAATGCAAAAACTGCAAGTCCGGAAAAATGATGACAACGATGGAACAGCTGGCAGACAGTATCGACTGCGAGATTCATGACGTAGTTCCGGACGGCAACTGTCTCTTCCGGTCCGTTGTTGATCAGCTTAGGATGAACGGAGAGTTTTATTGGACAGCAAACACACTACGTCATAAGGCGGTGGAATATCTACGTCATAATCCCACTCACGAAGACGGAACTCACCTGGCGATGTTTTTGTCGAATGAGGCTTGGGATGAATATCTAGCTAGGATGTCTCGGGACAAGGAGTGGGGCGATCAGCTTATTCTTcg tgGGTTGAGCAGCGTCATTGGTCGCAGGATCTCCATTATAACTGCAATAGGCAGTGGTCATAACCAGACTACGATAGAGCCTGTTACTCAGAGCAATGACGTCACAAAGAAGGAACCCCTACAGTTGGGTCACTTTGATGAGCAGCATTACGTCAGTCTCCGGAAGAAAAACTGGTCCGACCTCTGGTTTGAGA ATGGACGTAAAGAGAACTGTGTTGCAGATCTCGAACATTTTGAAGGTA GTTCCAACCTGCAATATTACCTTGAAAACACACAGGACCACGTAACCTCCGTGCCATTTAGTCACCTACATTTTCTCATAAAGAAAACGATCCCCCTCGCTTCTTTGTTGGAAAAGCTTTCGTCCACTGAAACAACAGGATCTATCGAAAATGTAAGTCTCAACGAGGTACAATGTACAAGTAGCAtg GTTGGCAACATTGCAGAAGGACTGGAATGCGACTTTACTTCATTGCTACAAATATCCTACAACAAGTCTAGAAAACCGTATCGAAATCTGGGAGTCACTGGAATAGTTTTTGTAGAAGAGCACATGGCATTTAACAATATGAACGACGTAAGCGAAGCAGAAAATCAGTTTTTGCTCGAGTTTGATGATCTAGACTCTTCTCCATGGGTTAAATTGGTTGTCATCAAACCGTCAACTATGACACTCCGATACACTGAGATAAGAAACGGAACTGCTTATTTATCTGCCGACTATATACCTACCAGAAAGGACAATGCCAGAAAAAGTAAATTGGTATACGGAATAGAGTGCATAAAGTGGCCCACACACATCGTCGATTCTTGGTTATCCATAAAAAAGCTCGCCGGGTGGCCCAACGAAGAATTGTTATCGGAAGTAATTAAAGAGAAATGCATAGTAGTTCCGAATACCAAACATGATACTTTATCATGGAGACTGAATTTCATGCTTCCCATCCGGGCATTAATCAAGCGTGGTACCAACGCAGATCAGCGCCATTGCTACAAGATATTCAAATTGTTAGTGGACAGTGTCAGCAAGGAAGACTTGAACTTACCATCCTATGCAGTCAAAACTATTTTCCTTTATGCTTTAGAGGAAATCCCATCTATGCACTGGGAACAAAATAAAGGCATTTGTTTATTGCACATGTTAGACATGTTACTGTCTTGCCTTCATAAGAAGCACATGTCAGACTATTTCATCACAATTTGGAATTTGCTGGAAGATGTAAATGACGATGAATGCAAAACTCTTTATTCAAGATTATCAGCAATACGACAGTTTCCGATCATAGCAGTGGTACTAGCATCAGAAGTTCACGGATTGCCAGCAAGTACTGTTGCCGAACCACTTATTGAACATATCCAATCCATTGAAAGAGGGCATTATGTAATGGGGTCTGAAAAAGATGTATTCCTGCAAATATCCATAGAAGCTGTGAAAAATAAGCTTTGGTATTACTGTTTCAAAGACTCTGTCCAAGAATTTGTGGAAATGTACGAAAACGCTCGCCTCTCCAACGACTATACGCCGTCGATGGAGGAGTTCGCAAGCTCGTATTTCCAGGATATACCAAACAGAATAGTCTGGtggttttactttttcttgGATCATTTCTATCAAAAGAGATCTCTCGTAGCTAACATGGGGGCGTTTGGTGGCAGGACCATTGGTTCTCTGTTGGGACCCAATAGGAAAACAGGGGTTTTCGATGAGGTTTACGTGCCTCACCAACTGTTGACAGAATATAAAGGGCGTAGTTCATACGAACCGGACGTGACTTTCTTATTGGAACTCACTCAAAATCTCAGTTTTTCTGAAGAATACAACCACAGTGCCCACTATCAAATGGAACTTGTGCGCTTCCTAAAAGAAAAACTTAAATCATGTACTGAAGCGGAAGGCTTTTCAAACACAATACAAGGCAGCCATCAAGCAAATTACCAAGGTCAAATCATGTCACTGCAGTACTATATACTATTGATGTCTATATTACAGCAACTTTTCAGGTCTCTCAAGAATTTAAAGTCCGTTGAACTT
- the LOC105327183 gene encoding uncharacterized protein isoform X6, whose translation MENSEIFLGDKNKQLEFLKSVWKKTDTSTTKTTSALDNSDRPNIDPNDKEKTTPRKPSHQRPYSPEFFDQSDDSEDDWSSYSFNTHPVRKRAPADDEKDDVIHNNFYDKESKRDPKQALMFRTNKATKTLFILDSGSSSRYQGEFNEEGQLQDEEVVSNSSVANDSISSTSGAGGSMFVLSLSSGHAGRLKISSSASSYLSYRKTPECMGYVKDDDFSDEAEDFVDNKESRVTTTHTHSHDHSHAHSHCPHIHTHCHNKYHRHYHTHGGYHDDEDEDVNEKYPFDYCSEEREPTKRRTSSNQNVTYHGTGCGQCKNCKSGKMMTTMEQLADSIDCEIHDVVPDGNCLFRSVVDQLRMNGEFYWTANTLRHKAVEYLRHNPTHEDGTHLAMFLSNEAWDEYLARMSRDKEWGDQLILRGLSSVIGRRISIITAIGSGHNQTTIEPVTQSNDVTKKEPLQLGHFDEQHYVSLRKKNWSDLWFENGRKENCVADLEHFEGSSNLQYYLENTQDHVTSVPFSHLHFLIKKTIPLASLLEKLSSTETTGSIENVSLNEVQCTSSMVGNIAEGLECDFTSLLQISYNKSRKPYRNLGVTGIVFVEEHMAFNNMNDVSEAENQFLLEFDDLDSSPWVKLVVIKPSTMTLRYTEIRNGTAYLSADYIPTRKDNARKSKLVYGIECIKWPTHIVDSWLSIKKLAGWPNEELLSEVIKEKCIVVPNTKHDTLSWRLNFMLPIRALIKRGTNADQRHCYKIFKLLVDSVSKEDLNLPSYAVKTIFLYALEEIPSMHWEQNKGICLLHMLDMLLSCLHKKHMSDYFITIWNLLEDVNDDECKTLYSRLSAIRQFPIIAVVLASEVHGLPASTVAEPLIEHIQSIERGHYVMGSEKDVFLQISIEAVKNKLWYYCFKDSVQEFVEMYENARLSNDYTPSMEEFASSYFQDIPNRIVWWFYFFLDHFYQKRSLVANMGAFGGRTIGSLLGPNRKTGVFDEVYVPHQLLTEYKGRSSYEPDVTFLLELTQNLSFSEEYNHSAHYQMELVRFLKEKLKSCTEAEGFSNTIQGSHQANYQGQIMSLQYYILLMSILQQLFRSLKNLKSVELFSEYIEDAENACAIIGKPDNYYYLAQFYKELGCTEKYREAISVYNNSYTD comes from the exons ATGGAAAACAGTGAGATTTTTCTGGGagataaaaacaaacaactGGAGTTTTTGAAGAGCGTTTGGAAAAAAACGGATACTTCTACGACGAAAACAACAAGTGCCCTTGATAATTCAGACAGGCCAAATATAGACCCCAATgacaaagaaaaaacaacacCTCGGAAACCAAGCCACCAAAGGCCATACTCTCCGGagtttttcgaccaatcagacgACTCCGAGGACGACTGGAGTTCATACAGTTTCAACACTCACCCAGTCCGGAAACGAGCACCTGCTGATGACGAAAAGGATGACGTCATTCACAACAACTTTTATGACAAGGAATCCAAACGAGATCCCAAACAGGCGTTGATGTTTAGGACTAACAAGGCGACAAAGACACTATTTATATTGGATTCTGGGTCATCATCTCGGTATCAGGGGGAATTTAATGAGGAAGGACAGCTTCAAGATGAGGAGGTTGTAAGCAACTCATCTGTTGCCAATGACTCCATCTCTTCCACTTCCGGCGCAGGCGGAAGTATGTTTGTTTTATCTTTGAGTAGCGGGCATGCTGGACGTTTAAAAATCAGTAGCTCGGCATCTTCTTATCTGTCGTACCGAAAAACTCCAGAGTGCATGGGATATG TGAAGGATGACGACTTCTCTGACGAAGCAGAGGACTTCGTTGACAACAAGGAATCACGTGTCACCACCACCCACACTCACTCCCACGATCACTCCCACGCGCACTCCCACTGCCCCCACATCCACACCCACTGTCACAACAAGTACCATAGACACTACCACACGCACGGCGGTTACCATGACGACGAAGATGAGGATGTGAATGAAAAGTACCCGTTTGATTACTGCTCAGAGGAAAGGGAACCCACTAAACGCCGAACATCGTCGAACCAGAACGTCACGTACCATGGAACtg GATGCGGGCAATGCAAAAACTGCAAGTCCGGAAAAATGATGACAACGATGGAACAGCTGGCAGACAGTATCGACTGCGAGATTCATGACGTAGTTCCGGACGGCAACTGTCTCTTCCGGTCCGTTGTTGATCAGCTTAGGATGAACGGAGAGTTTTATTGGACAGCAAACACACTACGTCATAAGGCGGTGGAATATCTACGTCATAATCCCACTCACGAAGACGGAACTCACCTGGCGATGTTTTTGTCGAATGAGGCTTGGGATGAATATCTAGCTAGGATGTCTCGGGACAAGGAGTGGGGCGATCAGCTTATTCTTcg tgGGTTGAGCAGCGTCATTGGTCGCAGGATCTCCATTATAACTGCAATAGGCAGTGGTCATAACCAGACTACGATAGAGCCTGTTACTCAGAGCAATGACGTCACAAAGAAGGAACCCCTACAGTTGGGTCACTTTGATGAGCAGCATTACGTCAGTCTCCGGAAGAAAAACTGGTCCGACCTCTGGTTTGAGA ATGGACGTAAAGAGAACTGTGTTGCAGATCTCGAACATTTTGAAGGTA GTTCCAACCTGCAATATTACCTTGAAAACACACAGGACCACGTAACCTCCGTGCCATTTAGTCACCTACATTTTCTCATAAAGAAAACGATCCCCCTCGCTTCTTTGTTGGAAAAGCTTTCGTCCACTGAAACAACAGGATCTATCGAAAATGTAAGTCTCAACGAGGTACAATGTACAAGTAGCAtg GTTGGCAACATTGCAGAAGGACTGGAATGCGACTTTACTTCATTGCTACAAATATCCTACAACAAGTCTAGAAAACCGTATCGAAATCTGGGAGTCACTGGAATAGTTTTTGTAGAAGAGCACATGGCATTTAACAATATGAACGACGTAAGCGAAGCAGAAAATCAGTTTTTGCTCGAGTTTGATGATCTAGACTCTTCTCCATGGGTTAAATTGGTTGTCATCAAACCGTCAACTATGACACTCCGATACACTGAGATAAGAAACGGAACTGCTTATTTATCTGCCGACTATATACCTACCAGAAAGGACAATGCCAGAAAAAGTAAATTGGTATACGGAATAGAGTGCATAAAGTGGCCCACACACATCGTCGATTCTTGGTTATCCATAAAAAAGCTCGCCGGGTGGCCCAACGAAGAATTGTTATCGGAAGTAATTAAAGAGAAATGCATAGTAGTTCCGAATACCAAACATGATACTTTATCATGGAGACTGAATTTCATGCTTCCCATCCGGGCATTAATCAAGCGTGGTACCAACGCAGATCAGCGCCATTGCTACAAGATATTCAAATTGTTAGTGGACAGTGTCAGCAAGGAAGACTTGAACTTACCATCCTATGCAGTCAAAACTATTTTCCTTTATGCTTTAGAGGAAATCCCATCTATGCACTGGGAACAAAATAAAGGCATTTGTTTATTGCACATGTTAGACATGTTACTGTCTTGCCTTCATAAGAAGCACATGTCAGACTATTTCATCACAATTTGGAATTTGCTGGAAGATGTAAATGACGATGAATGCAAAACTCTTTATTCAAGATTATCAGCAATACGACAGTTTCCGATCATAGCAGTGGTACTAGCATCAGAAGTTCACGGATTGCCAGCAAGTACTGTTGCCGAACCACTTATTGAACATATCCAATCCATTGAAAGAGGGCATTATGTAATGGGGTCTGAAAAAGATGTATTCCTGCAAATATCCATAGAAGCTGTGAAAAATAAGCTTTGGTATTACTGTTTCAAAGACTCTGTCCAAGAATTTGTGGAAATGTACGAAAACGCTCGCCTCTCCAACGACTATACGCCGTCGATGGAGGAGTTCGCAAGCTCGTATTTCCAGGATATACCAAACAGAATAGTCTGGtggttttactttttcttgGATCATTTCTATCAAAAGAGATCTCTCGTAGCTAACATGGGGGCGTTTGGTGGCAGGACCATTGGTTCTCTGTTGGGACCCAATAGGAAAACAGGGGTTTTCGATGAGGTTTACGTGCCTCACCAACTGTTGACAGAATATAAAGGGCGTAGTTCATACGAACCGGACGTGACTTTCTTATTGGAACTCACTCAAAATCTCAGTTTTTCTGAAGAATACAACCACAGTGCCCACTATCAAATGGAACTTGTGCGCTTCCTAAAAGAAAAACTTAAATCATGTACTGAAGCGGAAGGCTTTTCAAACACAATACAAGGCAGCCATCAAGCAAATTACCAAGGTCAAATCATGTCACTGCAGTACTATATACTATTGATGTCTATATTACAGCAACTTTTCAGGTCTCTCAAGAATTTAAAGTCCGTTGAACTT